A window of Hippoglossus stenolepis isolate QCI-W04-F060 chromosome 16, HSTE1.2, whole genome shotgun sequence contains these coding sequences:
- the srl gene encoding sarcalumenin isoform X1, translating into MKGTVSICCLLSLLLLQATAEEEDAASVLRDKSHIDETLRLATEERSGDYAAALERLRKIYHTAIKPMEQAYKYNELRQHEISAYPGRTLGESAADGEITSKPLVLFLGPWSVGKSSMINYLLGLNDSPYQLYTGAEPTTSEFTVIMHGEKIRSVEGIVMAADSSRSFSPLEKFGQNFLEKLIGIEMPHKLLERVTFVDTPGIIENRKQQERGYPFNDVCQWFIDRADLIFVVFDPTKLDVGLELEMLFRQLKGRESQIRIILNKADNLATQDLMRVYGALFWSLAPLINVTEPPRVYVSSFWPYDYAADTSRELFKREEISLLEDLNQVIENRMENKIAFIRQHGIRVRIHALLVDRYVQTFKEKMSYFSDPELVFKEIVDDPDKFYIFKSILAKTNVSKFDLPNRDAYRDFFGVNPITNFKPLSSQCSYIGGCLLDKIEKAITNELPALLSSINSVKQPGLSSCETTGCGEKPKNRYRKN; encoded by the exons aagaagaagatgccGCCTCTGTTCTCAGAGACAAATCTCACATCGACGAGACTTTGCGGCTTGCAACTGAGGAAAGGTCAGGAGACTATGCAG CGGCTCTGGAGAGGTTGCGGAAGATCTACCACACTGCCATCAAGCCGATGGAGCAGGCCTACAAGTACAACGAGCTGAGGCAGCACGAGATCTCAG CCTACCCCGGACGAACCCTGGGTGAATCAGCCGCAG ATGGAGAGATTACCTCCAAACCCTTGGTGCTCTTCCTGGGACCCTGGAGCGTAGGAAAGTCCTCCATGATTAATTACCTCCTGGGCTTGAACGACAGCCCCTATCAGCTCTACACAG gagCCGAGCCTACTACCTCTGAGTTCACTGTTATTATGCACGGGGAGAAGATCCGCTCCGTTGAGGGTATTGTGATGGCAGCCGACAGCTCTCGCTCTTTCTCGCCCCTGGAGAAATTTGGCCAGAACTTCCTGGAAAAGCTGATCGGTATTGAGATGCCCCACAAGCTGCTGGAGCGTGTGACTTTTGTGGACACGCCGGGAATCATTGAGAACCgcaagcagcaggagagag GCTATCCCTTCAATGATGTTTGCCAGTGGTTCATTGACCGTGCTGACCTGATCTTCGTCGTGTTTGACCCCACCAAGCTGGACGTGGGCCTGGAGCTGGAGATGCTCTTCCGTCAGTTGAAGGGTCGCGAGTCCCAGATCCGCATCATCCTAAACAAGGCTGACAACCTGGCCACCCAGGACTTGATGAGAGTCTACGGAGCACTCTTTTGGAGCTTGGCTCCCCTCATCAATGTGACCGAACCCCCCCGTGTCTACGTCAGCTCCTTTTGGCCATATGACTACGCAGCTGACACCAGTCGCGAGCTCTTCAAGCGAGAGGAAATCTCCCTTCTGGAAGATTTGAACCAGGTGATTGAAAACCGCATGGAGAACAAGATTGCCTTCATCCGCCAGCATGGCATCCGTGTGCGCATCCATGCCCTCCTGGTGGACCGCTATGTCCAGACCTTTAAAGAGAAGATGAGCTACTTCAGCGACCCTGAACTCGTGTTCAAGGAGATTGTGGACGACCCGGACAAGTTCTACATCTTCAAATCCATCCTAGCCAAGACCAACGTCAGCAAGTTCGACCTGCCCAACCGCGACGCTTACCGTGACTTCTTTGGCGTCAACCCAATCACCAACTTCAAACCCTTGTCGTCTCAGTGCTCCTACATAGGAGGCTGTCTGCTGGACAAGATTGAGAAGGCCATCACCAATGAGCTGCCCGCTCTTCTGAGCAGCATTAACTCTGTCAAACAGCCCGGCCTGTCCTCCTGCGAGACAACCGGCTGTGGTGAGAAGCCAAAGAACCGCTACCGGAAGAACTGA
- the srl gene encoding sarcalumenin isoform X2, with amino-acid sequence MKGTVSICCLLSLLLLQATAEEEDAASVLRDKSHIDETLRLATEERSGDYAAALERLRKIYHTAIKPMEQAYKYNELRQHEISDGEITSKPLVLFLGPWSVGKSSMINYLLGLNDSPYQLYTGAEPTTSEFTVIMHGEKIRSVEGIVMAADSSRSFSPLEKFGQNFLEKLIGIEMPHKLLERVTFVDTPGIIENRKQQERGYPFNDVCQWFIDRADLIFVVFDPTKLDVGLELEMLFRQLKGRESQIRIILNKADNLATQDLMRVYGALFWSLAPLINVTEPPRVYVSSFWPYDYAADTSRELFKREEISLLEDLNQVIENRMENKIAFIRQHGIRVRIHALLVDRYVQTFKEKMSYFSDPELVFKEIVDDPDKFYIFKSILAKTNVSKFDLPNRDAYRDFFGVNPITNFKPLSSQCSYIGGCLLDKIEKAITNELPALLSSINSVKQPGLSSCETTGCGEKPKNRYRKN; translated from the exons aagaagaagatgccGCCTCTGTTCTCAGAGACAAATCTCACATCGACGAGACTTTGCGGCTTGCAACTGAGGAAAGGTCAGGAGACTATGCAG CGGCTCTGGAGAGGTTGCGGAAGATCTACCACACTGCCATCAAGCCGATGGAGCAGGCCTACAAGTACAACGAGCTGAGGCAGCACGAGATCTCAG ATGGAGAGATTACCTCCAAACCCTTGGTGCTCTTCCTGGGACCCTGGAGCGTAGGAAAGTCCTCCATGATTAATTACCTCCTGGGCTTGAACGACAGCCCCTATCAGCTCTACACAG gagCCGAGCCTACTACCTCTGAGTTCACTGTTATTATGCACGGGGAGAAGATCCGCTCCGTTGAGGGTATTGTGATGGCAGCCGACAGCTCTCGCTCTTTCTCGCCCCTGGAGAAATTTGGCCAGAACTTCCTGGAAAAGCTGATCGGTATTGAGATGCCCCACAAGCTGCTGGAGCGTGTGACTTTTGTGGACACGCCGGGAATCATTGAGAACCgcaagcagcaggagagag GCTATCCCTTCAATGATGTTTGCCAGTGGTTCATTGACCGTGCTGACCTGATCTTCGTCGTGTTTGACCCCACCAAGCTGGACGTGGGCCTGGAGCTGGAGATGCTCTTCCGTCAGTTGAAGGGTCGCGAGTCCCAGATCCGCATCATCCTAAACAAGGCTGACAACCTGGCCACCCAGGACTTGATGAGAGTCTACGGAGCACTCTTTTGGAGCTTGGCTCCCCTCATCAATGTGACCGAACCCCCCCGTGTCTACGTCAGCTCCTTTTGGCCATATGACTACGCAGCTGACACCAGTCGCGAGCTCTTCAAGCGAGAGGAAATCTCCCTTCTGGAAGATTTGAACCAGGTGATTGAAAACCGCATGGAGAACAAGATTGCCTTCATCCGCCAGCATGGCATCCGTGTGCGCATCCATGCCCTCCTGGTGGACCGCTATGTCCAGACCTTTAAAGAGAAGATGAGCTACTTCAGCGACCCTGAACTCGTGTTCAAGGAGATTGTGGACGACCCGGACAAGTTCTACATCTTCAAATCCATCCTAGCCAAGACCAACGTCAGCAAGTTCGACCTGCCCAACCGCGACGCTTACCGTGACTTCTTTGGCGTCAACCCAATCACCAACTTCAAACCCTTGTCGTCTCAGTGCTCCTACATAGGAGGCTGTCTGCTGGACAAGATTGAGAAGGCCATCACCAATGAGCTGCCCGCTCTTCTGAGCAGCATTAACTCTGTCAAACAGCCCGGCCTGTCCTCCTGCGAGACAACCGGCTGTGGTGAGAAGCCAAAGAACCGCTACCGGAAGAACTGA